A genomic stretch from Canis lupus baileyi chromosome 3, mCanLup2.hap1, whole genome shotgun sequence includes:
- the NEURL4 gene encoding neuralized-like protein 4 isoform X10, with product MVSGEVKRWRDVGDVVGAQERSRGRTGRWRISWGEEVNSWSGSIEIGVTALDPSVLDFPSSATGLKGGSWVVSGCSVLRDGRSVLEEYGQDLDQLGEGDRVGVERTVAGELRLWVNGRDCGVAATGLPARVWAVVDLYGKCTQITVLPPEPGFSPPAPIPTPPLEPSAPPEDSTLTEQATSGDEAFMVSPAQPRPETFPNSLESHNDFASMELSEVVGNAILSAYNGGLLNVNLSSPPAGEGLGSGGAATSPILTSNDALLFHEKCGTLIKLSNNNKTAERRRPLDEFNNGVVMTNRPLRDNEMFEIRIDKLVDKWSGSIEIGVTTHNPNNLEYPATMTNLQSGTIMMSGCGILTNGKGTRREYCEFSLDELQEGDHIGLTRKSNSALHFFINGIDQGVATPLTPPVVYGVVDLYGMAVKVTIVHNNNHSDRLRRNNAILRALSPEGALRRATPATQAEPERLLFHPNCGQKAAITHEGRTALRPQYGPWCGEKPAAGTLTGSEEGWRSRSATDDFNHGVVLSSRALRDGEVFQVRIDKMVDKWAGSIEIGVTTHNPAYLQLPSTMTNLRSGTWMMTGNGVMHNGTTILDEYGHNLDRLKVGEQAGDTVGVVRREDGTLHFFVNGMTQGPAAWNVPPGVYAVVDLYGQAAQATIVDDVEVPPAPEPLSEGNNQVSPSSPSSGAGGSDLRFHQLHGSNAVITNGGRTALRHNCRSEFNDAIVISNRALRDGELFEIVIQKMVDRWSGSIEAGVTAIRPEDLEFPNTMTDIDYDTWMLSGTAIMQDGNTMRNNYGCDLDALGTGARIGMMRTAKGDLHYFINGQDQGAACSGLPPGKEVYAVVDLYGQCVQVSITNATGPMDNSLATSNTATEKSFPLHSPAAGVAHRFHSTCGKNVALEEDGTRAVRAVGYAHGLVFSTKELKTEEVFEVKVEELDEKWAGSLRLGLTTLAPGEMGPGAGGGPGLPPSLPELRTKTTWMVSSCEVRRDGQLQRMNYGRSLERLGVGSRVGIRRGADDTMHILVDGEDMGPAATGIAKNVWAVLDLYGPVRSVSVVSSTRLEEPEGTQPPSPSSDTGSEAEEDDDGEEHSLRGQSQVAMMSTSLEFLENHGKNILLSNGNRTATRVASYNQGIVVINQPLVPQLLVQVRIDFLNRQWTSSLVLGVITCPPERLNFPASACALKRAAWLLRGRGIFHNGLKICEKFGPNLDTCPEGTILGLRLDSSGGLHLHVNGMDQGVAVSDVPQPCHALVDLYGQCEQVTIVSPEPGAASGKSAGTQGDMEKADMVDGIKESVCWGPLPAASPLKSCEYHALCSRFQELLLLPEDYFMPPPKRSLCYCESCRKLRGGSQEGAWKKPQNLYWSRGGSLSSLPGLHPRVNPRLEAGTMTKKWHMAYHGSNVAAIRRVLDRGELGAGTASILSCRPLKGKPGVGFEEPGENCAPPREEQPPSVLLSPSLQYAGAETLASKVQFRDPKSQRTHQAQVAFQVCVRPGSYTPGPPSATLREPPDPHFSPAELEWITKEKGATLLYALLVRVE from the exons ATGGTTTCTGGGGAGGTGAAAAGATGGAGGGATGTCGGGGATGTGGTAGGAGCGCAGGAGAGAAGCCGGGGAAGGACCGGCCGTTGGAGGATCAGCTGGGGCGAAGAG GTCAACTCCTGGAGTGGCTCCATTGAGATTGGGGTGACGGCCCTAGACCCCAGTGTTCTGGACTTCCCAAGCAGCGCCACAGGGCTGAAGGGGGGCTCATGGGTAGTGTCAGGCTGCTCGGTGTTGAGGGATGGACGCTCTGTGCTGGAGGAGTATGGTCAGGACCTGGACCAGCTTGGTGAAGGGGACCGTGTGGGCGTGGAGCGCACAGTTGCTGGGGAGCTGCGGCTCTGGGTGAATGGGCGGGACTGTGGTGTTGCCGCCACGGGCCTCCCCGCCCGGGTCTGGGCCGTGGTGGACCTTTACGGCAAGTGCACCCAGATCACCGTGCTGCCCCCCGAGCCAGGTTTCAGCCCCCCTGCTCCCATCCCCACACCTCCCCTCGAGCCCTCTGCACCCCCTGAAGATTCCACCTTGACTGAACAGGCGACCTCTGGGGATGAAG CCTTCATGGTGTCCCCAGCGCAGCCCCGGCCGGAGACGTTTCCTAACAGCCTTGAGTCGCATAATG ACTTTGCCAGCATGGAGCTCTCTGAGGTGGTGGGCAACGCCATCCTTTCTGCCTACAACGGGGGGCTCCTAAATGTGAACCTGAGCTCCCCACCGGCAGGGGAAGGACTGGGGTCTGGCGGGGCTGCCACCTCGCCCATCCTCACCTCCAACGACGCCCTGCTCTTTCACGAGAAGTGTGGGACTCTCATCAAACTCAGCAACAACAATAAGACAGCTGAGCGCCGCCGGCCCCTGGACGAATTCAACAACGGGGTTGTCATGACCAACCGCCCTCTCCGGGACAATGAGATGTTTGAG ATCCGCATTGACAAGCTCGTAGACAAGTGGTCGGGCTCCATTGAGATTGGTGTCACCACCCACAACCCCAACAACCTGGAGTACCCTGCCACCATGACCAATTTACAGTCAG GCACCATCATGATGAGCGGCTGTGGGATCCTGACCAATGGCAAGGGCACCCGCCGGGAGTACTGTGAATTCAGCCTGGATGAGCTGCAG GAGGGCGACCACATTGGTCTCACAAGGAAGTCCAACTCAGCCCTGCACTTCTTTATCAATGGCATTGATCAGG GCGTGGCTACCCCACTGACACCCCCAGTGGTGTACGGCGTGGTGGACTTGTACGGGATGGCTGTGAAGGTGACCATCGTCCACAATAACAACCACAGCGACCGGCTGCGTCGAAACAATGCCATCCTGCGGGCACTGTCCCCCGAGGGCGCCCTGCGTCGCGCCACTCCTGCCACCCAGGCAGAGCCCGAGCGCCTGCTCTTCCACCCTAACTGCGGGCAGAAGGCAGCTATCACCCACGAGGGACGCACTGCCCTGAGGCCCCAGTATGGCCCATGGTGTGGGGAGAAGCCTGCTGCAGGGACTCTAACAGGATCGGAGGAGGGGTGGAGAAGCAGGAG TGCCACAGATGACTTCAACCATGGCGTGGTGCTGAGTAGCAGAGCCCTGCGGGACGGAGAGGTGTTTCAGGTGCGCATCGACAAGATGGTGGACAAGTGGGCTGGCTCCATTGAGATTGGTGTCACCACCCACAACCCTGCCTACCTCCAGTTGCCCTCCACCATGACCAACTTGCGCTCTG GGACCTGGATGATGACCGGGAATGGGGTGATGCACAACGGAACGACCATTTTGGACGAGTATGGGCACAATCTGGACCGCCTCAAGGTGGGGGAGCAG GCAGGGGACACTGTGGGCGTGGTGCGGCGGGAGGACGGGACCCTGCACTTCTTCGTCAACGGGATGACCCAGGGCCCTGCGGCCTGGAATGTGCCCCCTGGCGTCTACGCTGTTGTGGACCTCTATGGCCAGGCAGCCCAAGCTACCATTGTGGATGACGTGG AGGTGCCCCCGGCCCCTGAGCCCCTCTCTGAAGGGAACAACCAGGTGTCTCCCAGCTCCCCATCATCAGGGGCCGGGGGCTCTGACCTGCGCTTCCATCAGCTGCACGGCAGTAATGCAGTCATCACCAACGGGGGCCGCACCGCACTCCGGCACAACTGCCGCAGCGAGTTCAATGACGCCATCGTCATCTCCAACCG GGCCCTGCGGGACGGAGAGCTGTTTGAAATCGTTATTCAGAAGATGGTGGACCGCTGGTCAGGCTCCATTGAGGCTG GAGTGACTGCCATTCGGCCGGAAGACCTCGAATTCCCCAACACCATGACAGACATTGACTACGACACATGGATGCTGAG TGGCACGGCCATCATGCAAGACGGGAACACGATGCGCAACAACTACGGGTGTGACCTGGACGCCCTGGGCACGGGTGCACGCATCGGCATGATGCGAACAGCCAAGGGTGACCTGCACTACTTCATCAACGGCCAGGACCAAGGCGCCGCCTGCTCAGGCTTGCCTCCGGGTAAAG AGGTGTACGCAGTAGTGGATCTTTACGGCCAGTGTGTCCAAGTGTCCATCACCAATGCCACCGGCCCCATGGACAACAGCTTGGCAACCAGCAACACTGCCACCGAGAAATCCTTCCCTTTGCACTCCCCAG CGGCTGGCGTGGCTCACCGATTCCACAGTACTTGCGGCAAGAATGTGGCCCTGGAGGAGGATGGCACAAGGGCGGTACGTGCGGTGGGCTATGCGCATGGCCTGGTCTTCAGCACCAAGGAACTCAAGACGGAGGAAGTATTTGAG GTGAAAGTAGAGGAACTGGATGAGAAGTGGGCGGGCTCCCTCCGGCTGGGGCTGACCACACTAGCGCCCGGGGAGATGGGGCCTGGCGCAGGTGGGGGCCCagggctgcctccctccctcccggagCTCCGGACAAAGACCACCTGGATGGTGTCCAGCTGTGAAGTGAGGCGTGACGGGCAGCTCCAGAGGATGAACTACGGCCGGAGCCTGGAGAGGCTGGGG GTGGGGAGCCGCGTGGGCATTCGTCGGGGCGCAGATGACACGATGCACATCCTGGTGGATGGAGAGGACATGGGGCCCGCAGCTACCGGCATTGCCAAG AATGTGTGGGCCGTGCTGGATCTCTACGGGCCGGTACGGAGTGTGTCTGTGGTCAGCTCCACAAGGCTGGAGGAGCCCGAGGGCACCCAGCCTCCATCTCCCAGCTCGGACACGGGCAGCGAGGCCGAGGAAGATGACGATGGGGAGGAGCACAGCTTGAGA GGTCAGAGTCAAGTGGCCATGATGTCGACGTCACTGGAGTTCCTGGAGAACCATGGGAAGAATATCCTTTTGTCCAACGGGAACCGTACGGCCACACGCGTAGCCAGCTACAACCAGGGCATCGTTGTCATCAACCAGCCCCTGGTGCCCCAGCTCCTAGTCCAG GTGCGGATAGACTTCCTGAACCGGCAGTGGACATCTTCCCTGGTCCTGGGAGTCATCACCTGCCCGCCTGAGAGGCTCAACTTCCCTGCTTCTGCCTGCGCCCTCAAACGGGCAGCCTGGCTGCTGCGGGGCCGGGGCATCTTCCACAATGGTCTCAAG ATTTGTGAGAAGTTTGGGCCAAATCTGGACACGTGTCCTGAAGGCACCATCCTGGGGCTGCGGCTAGACAGCTCTGGGGGCCTGCATCTCCACGTCAATGGGATGGACCAGGGGGTGGCGGTATCAGATGTCCCCCAGCCCTGCCATGCGCTTGTGGACCTCTATGGGCAGTGTGAGCAG GTGACAATCGTGAGTCCTGAACCAGGGGCAGCCAGTGGGAAGAGTGCTGGAACCCAAGGGGACATGGAGAAAGCGGACATGGTGGATG GTATCAAGGAAAGTGTGTGCTGGGGCCCCCTGCCAGCTGCCAGCCCTCTCAAGAGCTGCGAGTACCACGCCCTCTGCTCCCGCTTCCAAGAACTGCTGTTGCTTCCTG AGGACTATTTCATGCCTCCACCCAAGCGGAGCCTGTGCTACTGTGAGTCTTGCCGGAAGCTTCGAG GAGGCTCCCAAGAGGGTGCGTGGAAGAAGCCACAGAACCTTTACTGGTCGAGGGGAGGATCTTTGTCCAGTCTGCCCGGTCTACACCCTAGGGTGAATCCCCGCCTGGAAGCTGGAACGATGACTAAGAAGTGGCACATGGCATATCACGGGAGCAACGTGGCAGCCATCCGGAGGGTGCTAGACCGAGGAGAGCTGGGAGCAG GCACCGCCTCCATCCTGAGCTGCCGGCCCTTGAAAGGCAAGCCTGGGGTGGGGTTTGAGGAGCCTGGCGAGAACTGCGCCCCACCCCGGGAGGAGCAGCCCCCTTCCGTCTTGCTGTCCCCCTCCCTCCAGTATGCTGGGGCCGAGACCCTAGCGTCCAAAGTGCA